The genomic DNA GCTCTTTGATGAGACAACACCAGAATGGGTTGAAGTCAATGTCCGTAAAGTTCGTACGGAACGAAGCCGTCGATTTGGTGATGTGTGGCTTGCTCTGGAGCTGATCAAGAGACTCGGGCTTAGTGATCTCTTCCAGAGTGTTATGCCCGATATCCACCCGAAGATTCCTTGGGCAACGCTTGCGAACGTCCTGATCATTTCGCGTTTTTGTGAACCTTCGAGTGAACTTCATATTGCCGAACAGTTCTACGGCAAGACTGCCATGCCAGACCTTTTGGGCATTCCGGAAGAAGATATTTATGATAATCGCCTCTACCGCGCACTGGACAAGCTTTTGGTCCACAAAGATGATCTCCAGAAGCACTTGAAACAACGCATGGGAGAACTCTTTCATATAAGCTACGACATTCTCCTGTATGATGTCACCTCCAGTTACTTTGAAGGAATGGTCTCAAGGAACCCACAGGCACAACACGGATATTCCCGCGACAGTCGTCCCGATTGTAAGCAAGTGTGTATCGGTCTTGTTGTCACGAAAGAGGGAATTCCTCTTGGGTACGAGGTATTCGAGGGTAATCGGCATGACTCAAAAACCGTTGAAATCATTATCGAAAAGATGGAATCTCTCTATGGCAAGTCAGATCGTATCTGGATCATGGACCGTGGTATGGTCAGTGCCGACAATCTTGAACTGCTTCAAGAGGAAGGCCGTCGCTACATTATTGGAACACCCAAGAACCAGTTGAAGAAGTTCGAGCAACATCTTCTCACACAAGACTGGAAGCAAGTCCATGAAGGTCTTGAGGTCAAGCTGTGTCCTTCCCCAGATGGTAGCGGAGAACTCTTCATTCTCTGC from Candidatus Eisenbacteria bacterium includes the following:
- a CDS encoding IS1634 family transposase, with protein sequence MFLRRKCRHKNGKAYYSWALVESVRTERGPRQRVVSYLGDMDKAGRVGIHRAVQGNQSGIQGSLFDETTPEWVEVNVRKVRTERSRRFGDVWLALELIKRLGLSDLFQSVMPDIHPKIPWATLANVLIISRFCEPSSELHIAEQFYGKTAMPDLLGIPEEDIYDNRLYRALDKLLVHKDDLQKHLKQRMGELFHISYDILLYDVTSSYFEGMVSRNPQAQHGYSRDSRPDCKQVCIGLVVTKEGIPLGYEVFEGNRHDSKTVEIIIEKMESLYGKSDRIWIMDRGMVSADNLELLQEEGRRYIIGTPKNQLKKFEQHLLTQDWKQVHEGLEVKLCPSPDGSGELFILCRSRARKEKEQAIHNRFVERLKKGLERVKKSCASGRVKNVRLVERRIGRLLERYNRASPLFNIDVKELNGKLDLTWTIHNTYSDWARLSEGCYLIRTNIKDWTAEDLWKAYIQLTQAEAAFRIHKQDLSLRPIWHRWPNTLASATNQERSSKRSRISPSSMLSL